The following coding sequences lie in one Alphaproteobacteria bacterium genomic window:
- a CDS encoding tyrosine-type recombinase/integrase — IASGWENETTLSSYMAYPSFLEIGDLNIARIRRLYITPSPRFGYSSLMEPRHVRGIRDEHADRPEAANARVKALRQLFGWAIDPDQELAERSPARDVPYIRTGSTGFHTWTIEEVRQFEARHPIGSKPRLALALLLYTGVRRSDVVTLGRQMERQGRLHFTEAKGSAQHPKERQIPILPELRAILDATPSGHLTYLTTEHGKSYSAAGFGNWFRRQCDAAGLKHCSAHGLRKAGATIAADNGATEHQLMAMFGWESPKQAALYTRKANRKKLADNAMHLLVPDENGNESVPLSGAMHPSGTMRGRKSC, encoded by the coding sequence AAATCGCATCTGGATGGGAAAACGAAACAACTCTATCCTCGTACATGGCGTATCCTTCCTTCTTGGAAATCGGCGACCTCAACATCGCCAGGATACGCCGCCTCTACATCACGCCATCACCAAGATTCGGTTATAGCTCGCTAATGGAACCGCGCCACGTTCGTGGGATCAGGGACGAGCACGCCGACCGGCCAGAAGCGGCAAACGCTCGCGTCAAAGCGCTCCGTCAGTTGTTTGGTTGGGCAATTGATCCGGACCAGGAACTTGCTGAGCGCAGCCCGGCGCGTGATGTTCCCTACATTCGCACTGGTTCAACAGGCTTCCATACCTGGACCATCGAAGAGGTTCGACAATTCGAGGCGCGCCATCCCATAGGCTCCAAACCGCGACTCGCCCTTGCGCTGCTGCTCTATACCGGCGTGCGACGTTCCGATGTCGTCACGCTCGGCCGTCAGATGGAGCGTCAAGGGCGGCTGCACTTCACGGAAGCGAAGGGCAGCGCCCAACATCCCAAGGAGAGGCAGATCCCCATCTTGCCGGAACTGCGCGCAATCCTTGATGCGACGCCATCCGGCCATCTGACGTACCTGACCACTGAGCACGGAAAGTCCTACTCGGCTGCCGGCTTCGGGAACTGGTTCCGGCGCCAATGCGATGCCGCCGGGCTCAAGCATTGCTCGGCGCACGGGCTCCGTAAAGCCGGGGCGACGATCGCCGCAGACAACGGCGCGACCGAACACCAGTTGATGGCAATGTTTGGTTGGGAGAGTCCGAAGCAGGCCGCGCTCTACACGCGGAAGGCAAACCGCAAGAAGCTGGCCGACAACGCCATGCACCTACTAGTCCCGGACGAAAACGGGAACGAAAGTGTCCCACTTTCCGGCGCAATGCACCCTAGTGGGACAATGAGGGGCAGAAAGTCGTGTTAA
- a CDS encoding DNA gyrase inhibitor YacG, translated as MPRSGGKCPVCRKPTVARYRPFCSGRCADIDLARWFTGAYRIANEEPAEDEDATRDDPGYDR; from the coding sequence GTGCCGAGGTCGGGCGGCAAATGCCCGGTCTGCCGCAAGCCGACGGTCGCACGCTATCGTCCCTTCTGTTCCGGGCGCTGCGCCGACATCGATCTGGCGCGCTGGTTCACCGGCGCCTACCGCATTGCCAACGAGGAGCCGGCGGAGGACGAAGACGCGACGCGCGACGACCCGGGCTACGATCGATGA
- a CDS encoding ribonuclease E, whose product MNDCMLVDIHKAHLRAAIMHGSELDDLFLVAIDEEAPVGAIFLGRVRRVLPGINGAFVDLGTATDGFLRASAARGAAAPGSPADDRSIGEDRPRIGDYVTEGQAVAVQVARPGIAGKGPVLTTELTLAGRYLVFRAADPALSISRRIDDEGKRQELAALVEPLLDGANGFVVRTLAAGATAAALRGEAERLRSRWAAIEQGLRTVTAPTRVDDGGAPLLRVLREAELASDAVIRTQGVAGMAELMPEIEGMWPDLGGRVEIDNRPESLFEAAGVNDALAPYLGRHVDLPGGGSLAVEPTQALTAIDVDTGTRSADRGNPVLTANLDAAAEIARQLRIRNLGGLVVVDFVHMRHRDDRDRVVAALRSALDDDRSRVQVLGISPLGLVEMSRERNAYAALTEAMTPE is encoded by the coding sequence ATGAACGATTGTATGTTGGTCGATATCCACAAAGCCCATTTGCGCGCCGCAATCATGCACGGCAGCGAACTGGACGATCTGTTCCTGGTCGCGATCGATGAGGAGGCGCCGGTCGGCGCCATCTTTCTCGGCCGTGTCCGCCGGGTTCTGCCGGGCATCAACGGCGCCTTCGTCGATCTCGGCACCGCCACCGACGGTTTTCTGCGCGCCTCGGCGGCAAGGGGTGCCGCCGCGCCTGGTTCGCCGGCCGACGACCGATCGATCGGCGAGGACCGGCCGAGAATCGGCGACTATGTCACCGAAGGCCAGGCCGTGGCGGTGCAGGTTGCCCGACCCGGCATCGCCGGGAAGGGGCCGGTGCTGACGACCGAGCTCACCTTGGCCGGCCGCTATCTGGTTTTTCGCGCCGCCGATCCGGCCCTGTCGATCTCACGGCGCATCGACGACGAAGGAAAGCGCCAGGAATTGGCAGCACTGGTCGAACCGCTGCTCGACGGCGCCAACGGTTTTGTCGTGCGCACACTGGCTGCAGGCGCCACCGCCGCCGCGCTCCGCGGCGAGGCCGAGCGCCTGCGGTCGCGCTGGGCCGCGATCGAACAGGGCCTGCGGACCGTGACCGCGCCGACGCGGGTCGATGACGGGGGCGCCCCGCTGCTCCGTGTGCTGCGCGAAGCGGAGCTGGCTTCCGACGCCGTTATCCGCACCCAGGGTGTTGCCGGAATGGCGGAACTGATGCCGGAAATCGAGGGCATGTGGCCCGACCTCGGCGGCCGCGTCGAAATCGACAACCGCCCCGAGAGCCTATTCGAAGCGGCCGGCGTCAATGACGCTCTGGCGCCCTACCTCGGGCGCCATGTCGATCTGCCCGGCGGCGGCTCGCTGGCCGTCGAACCGACTCAGGCACTGACCGCCATCGATGTCGACACCGGCACCCGCAGCGCCGACCGGGGAAACCCGGTCCTCACCGCCAACCTCGACGCCGCGGCGGAAATCGCCCGCCAGCTTCGGATCCGCAATCTCGGCGGCTTGGTCGTTGTCGATTTCGTCCACATGCGGCACCGGGACGACCGCGACCGGGTCGTGGCGGCGCTACGGTCCGCGCTTGACGACGACCGCAGCCGGGTCCAGGTATTGGGGATATCGCCGCTGGGACTGGTCGAGATGAGCCGCGAACGCAACGCCTACGCGGCGCTCACCGAGGCGATGACACCTGAATGA
- the maf gene encoding septum formation protein Maf, with translation MTASDRPPLVLASASPRRHELLRQIGLAPDRVAPVDVDEHPQRRELAAPLAKRLALAKARAGQAAHREAYVIGADTVVACGRRILGKAQDRDTAAAYLGMLSGRRHRVVGGVAVVAPDGRAAVRVVTTSVRFKRLTRSEVDAYLDCGEWRGKAGAYGIQGLAGAFVTGLNGSYFNVVGLPLYETVALLGGLGYPWPRSPTSR, from the coding sequence TTGACCGCCAGCGATCGCCCGCCCCTGGTCTTGGCATCGGCATCGCCGCGGCGGCATGAGCTTCTCAGGCAGATTGGGCTCGCCCCCGATCGCGTCGCGCCGGTCGACGTCGACGAGCACCCGCAACGAAGAGAATTGGCAGCGCCGTTGGCAAAGCGTCTGGCGTTGGCCAAGGCCAGGGCGGGGCAGGCGGCGCACCGGGAGGCCTATGTCATCGGCGCCGACACCGTCGTCGCCTGCGGTCGGCGCATCCTCGGCAAGGCGCAGGACCGGGATACCGCGGCGGCATATCTTGGAATGCTGTCCGGTCGGCGCCACCGCGTCGTTGGCGGAGTCGCCGTCGTCGCACCGGACGGCCGCGCCGCGGTTCGCGTGGTGACGACCTCGGTACGTTTCAAACGGCTCACACGGTCGGAGGTCGACGCCTATCTCGATTGCGGCGAGTGGCGCGGCAAGGCCGGCGCCTACGGTATACAAGGCTTGGCCGGGGCATTTGTCACCGGGCTCAACGGGTCCTATTTCAACGTCGTCGGGCTGCCACTTTACGAGACCGTGGCCTTGCTCGGCGGCCTCGGCTACCCCTGGCCAAGGAGCCCGACGAGCCGATGA
- the infA gene encoding translation initiation factor IF-1, whose translation MAKEDLLEMTGTVKELLPNAMFRVVLDNEHEILAHTSGKMRKNRIRVLVGDRVTVEMTPYDLTKGRITFRFK comes from the coding sequence ATGGCGAAAGAAGATCTCCTGGAAATGACGGGCACAGTGAAGGAACTTCTGCCCAATGCCATGTTCCGTGTAGTTTTGGACAACGAGCACGAAATCCTCGCGCACACCTCCGGCAAGATGCGCAAGAACCGCATCCGCGTTCTGGTCGGCGACCGGGTGACCGTTGAGATGACGCCATACGATCTTACCAAGGGACGCATCACCTTCCGCTTCAAATAG
- a CDS encoding agmatine deiminase family protein: MFVASAGAMTMAGAIGTARGEAAFRLAPEWHLHARCFMAFSAAHGTYTPGQIDAIRREQAAVARVISQFEPVTMIANRADLAEVRALCGPTVEILELRHHDIWARDTLPSLVSGADGGTHAVNWNFNVWGERFPGYGDDRDLAERFARHLSIPQVRARVVAEGGAIEVDGEGTLITTETCLLNRNRNPGLSRAEVEAELCRLTGAAKVIWLFGSRADRVTDGHVDGLARFVAPGRLVVEISEDPDDPEYEDLLENARRLDAARDAAGRVLEVVRLRRPRWDQMVDRGNDFAASYVNCYVANGGVVLPRFGDRERDDAARDLFARLMPKYRIVQVKVDEICEGGGGIHCNTQHVPAR; encoded by the coding sequence ATGTTCGTAGCCAGCGCCGGCGCCATGACGATGGCGGGTGCGATCGGGACCGCGCGCGGGGAGGCGGCGTTTCGGCTGGCCCCGGAATGGCACCTTCACGCCCGCTGTTTCATGGCTTTCAGCGCGGCCCACGGGACCTATACGCCGGGCCAGATCGATGCCATCCGTCGCGAGCAGGCAGCGGTCGCGCGGGTAATTTCCCAATTCGAACCGGTGACCATGATAGCCAATCGCGCCGACTTGGCCGAGGTTCGGGCGCTGTGCGGTCCAACGGTCGAAATTTTGGAGCTCCGTCATCACGACATCTGGGCGCGGGATACCCTGCCCAGCTTGGTCTCCGGCGCCGACGGCGGCACCCATGCCGTGAACTGGAACTTCAATGTGTGGGGTGAAAGATTTCCCGGCTATGGCGACGACCGCGACCTCGCCGAACGCTTCGCCCGGCATTTGTCCATTCCACAAGTTCGCGCGCGTGTCGTCGCGGAAGGCGGTGCGATCGAGGTCGATGGCGAAGGCACCTTGATCACGACCGAGACCTGTTTGCTGAACCGCAACCGCAACCCGGGTCTATCGCGGGCCGAAGTCGAGGCCGAGTTGTGCCGACTGACCGGGGCGGCCAAGGTCATCTGGCTGTTCGGGTCGCGCGCCGATAGGGTCACCGACGGTCACGTCGATGGCTTGGCGCGTTTCGTTGCGCCCGGTCGGCTCGTCGTCGAGATTTCGGAAGACCCCGATGATCCCGAATACGAGGACCTGTTGGAAAACGCCCGGCGACTCGATGCGGCGCGGGATGCGGCCGGCCGCGTCCTCGAGGTGGTCCGCCTGCGACGTCCGCGCTGGGATCAAATGGTGGATCGAGGCAACGATTTCGCCGCGTCCTACGTCAATTGCTACGTCGCCAACGGCGGCGTGGTCCTGCCACGGTTCGGCGATCGGGAGCGGGACGACGCGGCCCGGGATCTGTTTGCCCGGCTGATGCCGAAGTACCGAATTGTGCAAGTGAAAGTGGACGAGATCTGCGAGGGCGGCGGCGGTATTCACTGCAACACCCAGCACGTTCCCGCACGCTAG
- a CDS encoding arsenate reductase ArsC, producing the protein MADLPGSVLFACTANSVRSPMAEAILKHFLGHLIFVDSVGVHGREIDGFAIAVMEEIGIDLARHHSKTFDELQDSSFDLVVTLSPEAQHRAVEMTRTMACDVEFWNTFDPSIVEGSREVQLAAYRQVRDQIMERIMARFPMPLKPV; encoded by the coding sequence GTGGCGGATCTTCCCGGCAGCGTTCTCTTCGCCTGTACCGCCAACTCGGTGCGCTCGCCGATGGCGGAAGCGATCCTCAAACACTTTCTCGGCCATTTGATTTTCGTCGATTCGGTCGGCGTGCACGGGCGCGAAATCGACGGCTTCGCGATCGCCGTCATGGAGGAGATCGGCATCGACCTCGCGCGGCACCACTCGAAGACGTTCGATGAATTGCAGGATTCGTCCTTCGACCTGGTTGTCACGTTGTCTCCCGAGGCTCAGCACCGGGCGGTCGAGATGACCCGGACCATGGCCTGCGACGTGGAATTCTGGAACACCTTCGATCCGTCGATCGTCGAGGGCTCGCGCGAGGTGCAATTGGCCGCCTATCGGCAAGTGCGCGACCAGATCATGGAGCGCATCATGGCGCGTTTCCCGATGCCGCTGAAGCCCGTGTGA
- a CDS encoding UPF0262 family protein, whose product MRCPRPGNDRAGGRHLGGGRRTRRPRAVGRHPAGPDNGRLAAVASDDQRLIDVKLDERTVVRRNADVEHERAVAIYDLLDENSFEPVNPMPGPFILHLSVEGDRLALDIHGGNDEPLDRVLMSLNPFRRLIKDYFTVCESYFEAIKTATPSQIEAIDMGRRGLHNDGSELLRERLVDKVEMDFNTARRLFTLICVLHIKG is encoded by the coding sequence ATGCGATGCCCGCGGCCTGGCAATGATCGGGCCGGCGGCCGTCACCTTGGCGGAGGCCGAAGGACTCGACGCCCACGCGCGGTCGGTCGCCATCCGGCTGGGCCAGACAACGGCCGATTAGCCGCCGTGGCGTCCGACGACCAGCGCCTGATCGACGTGAAGCTTGACGAACGGACGGTCGTTCGGCGCAACGCCGACGTCGAGCACGAGCGCGCCGTCGCCATCTACGACCTCTTGGACGAGAATTCGTTCGAGCCGGTCAATCCCATGCCGGGGCCGTTTATTCTCCATTTGTCGGTCGAGGGCGATCGCCTGGCCCTCGATATCCATGGCGGCAACGACGAGCCGTTGGACCGGGTGCTGATGTCGCTCAACCCGTTCCGCCGGCTCATCAAGGATTACTTCACCGTTTGCGAGAGCTATTTCGAGGCGATCAAGACGGCGACGCCGTCCCAGATCGAAGCCATCGACATGGGCCGGCGCGGGCTCCACAACGATGGTTCGGAGCTGCTGCGGGAGCGGTTGGTCGACAAAGTCGAAATGGATTTCAATACGGCGCGTCGGCTGTTCACGCTGATCTGCGTCCTCCATATCAAAGGGTAG
- the hisD gene encoding histidinol dehydrogenase, with product MTLRLNAAEAGFESDFIRLVEARRGVEADVDDAVAEIIADVRTRGDRALIDLTARFDGQNLTPETLRVGAAEIAEAAARCSANARRALAEAAQRITAFHERQVPADDSFVDDAGIRLAARWTPVAAAGIYVPGGTAAYPSSVLMTAIPARVANVPRLVMTVPTPDGELNPLVMAAAEITGVDEIYRIGGAQAIAALAYGTQTVSPVDKIVGPGNAFVAAAKRRVFGVVGIDMVAGPSEILVVADAANDPSWIAIDLLSQAEHDSVAQAILITDDADFANAVADAVAEHLDTLPRAAVAGDSWREHGAIIVVPDVIESGPLIDALAPEHLELAVADPEALAARIRNAGAIFLGRHTPEAIGDYVAGPSHVLPTARSARYASGLGVLDFTKRTTLVQCDARGLAMIGPAAVTLAEAEGLDAHARSVAIRLGQTTAD from the coding sequence ATGACGCTTAGATTGAACGCCGCCGAGGCCGGTTTCGAATCGGACTTTATCAGGCTGGTCGAAGCGCGGCGCGGCGTCGAAGCCGATGTCGACGACGCGGTCGCCGAGATCATTGCCGACGTTCGGACCCGGGGCGATCGAGCATTGATCGATCTTACCGCGCGTTTCGATGGTCAGAACCTTACCCCCGAGACCCTGCGCGTCGGCGCGGCGGAGATCGCGGAGGCGGCGGCGCGCTGTTCCGCCAATGCGCGCCGCGCGCTCGCCGAAGCGGCGCAGCGGATCACCGCATTTCATGAGCGGCAAGTTCCCGCCGACGATTCCTTCGTCGATGACGCCGGCATCCGCTTGGCGGCAAGGTGGACGCCGGTTGCCGCCGCCGGCATCTATGTTCCTGGGGGCACCGCGGCCTATCCCAGCTCGGTCCTGATGACCGCGATTCCCGCCCGCGTCGCCAACGTGCCGCGCCTGGTGATGACCGTGCCGACCCCCGACGGCGAACTCAATCCCCTGGTCATGGCCGCCGCCGAGATCACGGGAGTGGATGAGATTTATCGTATCGGCGGTGCGCAGGCGATCGCGGCACTGGCATATGGCACGCAAACTGTGAGCCCGGTGGACAAGATCGTCGGACCCGGCAACGCGTTTGTCGCCGCCGCCAAGCGGCGGGTCTTCGGCGTCGTCGGCATCGACATGGTCGCCGGACCGTCGGAGATCCTGGTCGTCGCTGATGCGGCCAACGACCCGTCGTGGATCGCCATCGACCTGTTGTCGCAGGCCGAGCACGACAGCGTGGCTCAGGCCATCCTGATCACCGACGATGCGGACTTTGCGAACGCCGTCGCCGATGCCGTCGCCGAACACCTCGATACGCTGCCGCGGGCCGCGGTTGCCGGTGACAGCTGGCGCGAACACGGCGCCATTATCGTCGTGCCCGATGTCATCGAATCGGGACCCTTGATCGACGCACTGGCGCCCGAGCATCTCGAGCTCGCGGTCGCCGATCCCGAGGCCCTCGCGGCGCGGATCCGCAATGCCGGGGCGATCTTCCTGGGCCGCCACACGCCGGAGGCGATCGGCGATTACGTCGCCGGTCCCAGCCACGTCCTGCCGACGGCGCGGAGCGCTCGATATGCGTCGGGCCTGGGTGTGCTCGATTTCACGAAGCGTACGACCCTGGTCCAATGCGATGCCCGCGGCCTGGCAATGATCGGGCCGGCGGCCGTCACCTTGGCGGAGGCCGAAGGACTCGACGCCCACGCGCGGTCGGTCGCCATCCGGCTGGGCCAGACAACGGCCGATTAG
- a CDS encoding ATP phosphoribosyltransferase: protein MRKEEGLILALPKGRILAEVMPIVRRAGIEPEPAFDDPDSRQLHFRTSVPGLDLIRVRSFDVAIFVAFGAAAMGIAGQDVLMEFEYPEIYAPVDLGVGVCRLSVAEPADLVAGDDPTRWSHIRVATKYPALTQRHFAARGVQAECIKLSGAIELAPRLGLCRRIVDLVSTGATLEANDLVEVERIVDVSSRLIVNRASLKTRPDELGPWIDRFREAIDDA from the coding sequence GTGCGCAAGGAAGAGGGGCTCATCCTCGCCCTGCCCAAGGGGCGTATCCTGGCGGAGGTCATGCCGATCGTCCGACGGGCAGGTATTGAGCCCGAACCGGCTTTCGACGACCCCGATTCGCGCCAATTGCATTTTCGCACCAGTGTTCCGGGATTGGACCTGATCCGCGTCCGCAGCTTCGATGTCGCCATCTTCGTCGCCTTCGGTGCGGCTGCGATGGGCATCGCGGGGCAGGACGTGCTGATGGAGTTCGAGTATCCCGAGATCTACGCCCCGGTAGATCTGGGGGTCGGGGTGTGCCGGCTGAGCGTCGCCGAACCGGCGGACCTGGTCGCGGGCGACGACCCGACGCGGTGGAGCCATATCCGGGTGGCGACGAAATATCCGGCGCTGACGCAGCGCCATTTCGCCGCCCGCGGCGTTCAGGCCGAATGCATAAAGCTGTCGGGCGCGATCGAGTTGGCGCCCCGCCTCGGACTATGCCGCCGTATTGTCGACTTGGTATCGACGGGCGCGACGCTCGAGGCCAACGATTTGGTCGAGGTCGAGCGGATCGTCGATGTCAGCTCTCGATTGATCGTAAACCGCGCATCGCTCAAGACGCGGCCCGACGAACTGGGCCCGTGGATCGACCGCTTCAGGGAGGCGATCGATGACGCTTAG
- a CDS encoding DUF2948 family protein, translating to MKDGLKLRALDGDDLSVVSTHLQDAVVPLSEITYLPRERRFAFVASRFRWENCDAARENCSAHERVNCGVMFDCVTRVRTRNVDLKDRRQTFTVLALSGEDNGITLVLGGGGEVRLEVERIVCHLQDIGEPWPTQWKPGHPDSDGD from the coding sequence ATGAAGGACGGGCTGAAACTGCGCGCCCTCGACGGCGACGATCTCAGTGTCGTCTCGACGCACCTGCAGGATGCGGTGGTCCCGCTCAGCGAAATCACCTACCTGCCGCGGGAACGCCGCTTCGCGTTCGTCGCCAGCCGGTTCCGCTGGGAGAATTGCGATGCGGCCCGCGAAAACTGCAGCGCCCACGAAAGAGTGAATTGCGGCGTCATGTTCGATTGCGTGACGCGGGTGCGGACCCGCAACGTCGATCTCAAGGACCGCCGCCAGACGTTTACCGTTTTGGCCCTCAGCGGTGAGGACAATGGCATCACCTTGGTGCTCGGCGGCGGCGGCGAGGTGCGGCTGGAAGTAGAGCGCATAGTATGCCATCTACAGGACATCGGGGAGCCCTGGCCGACCCAATGGAAGCCGGGACACCCCGATTCCGATGGCGATTGA
- the murA gene encoding UDP-N-acetylglucosamine 1-carboxyvinyltransferase, giving the protein MDRIHIRGGRPLDGKIEISGAKNAALPLMAACLLTDDTLTLTNVPDLADIMSMARLLEKLGVSVSRNGDGERHAISLTADRIFDTTAPYDLVRRMRASVLVLGPLLARYGQATVSLPGGCAIGARPVDLHLEGMRRLGADIELGDGYIRATATGGLNGARIVFPMVSVGATEDVLMAASLARGETVIENAAREPEISDLARCLVAMGAQIDGIGSSTLTVQGVDRLGGATHEIIADRIETGTYAMAAAITRGRIELVGARHDDLTAVIETLNRAGVTVIRNGAGLVASAAERPLLGVDTHTEPFPGFPTDLQAQFMALMSTADGAAMVTETIFENRFMHVPELSRMGADIHLHGGTAMVRGVPRLHGAPVMATDLRASASLVLAGLAADGETTISRVYHLDRGFEKVVRKLAGCGADIERVKEAG; this is encoded by the coding sequence ATGGACAGGATCCACATTCGCGGCGGGCGACCGCTCGACGGCAAGATCGAGATCAGCGGGGCCAAGAACGCGGCGCTGCCGCTGATGGCGGCATGCCTGCTGACCGACGACACGCTGACCCTGACCAACGTCCCCGATCTTGCCGACATCATGAGCATGGCCCGGTTGCTCGAAAAGCTCGGGGTCAGCGTTTCCCGCAACGGCGACGGCGAGCGCCACGCCATATCGTTGACCGCGGACCGCATCTTCGACACCACCGCGCCCTACGATTTGGTGCGCCGCATGCGCGCCTCGGTGTTGGTCCTCGGGCCGCTGCTGGCGCGCTACGGCCAGGCGACGGTTTCGCTCCCCGGCGGATGCGCCATCGGCGCCCGACCCGTCGATCTGCACCTCGAAGGCATGCGGCGCCTGGGCGCCGACATCGAGCTCGGTGACGGCTATATTCGCGCCACCGCCACGGGCGGCCTGAACGGCGCGCGTATCGTGTTTCCGATGGTTTCGGTCGGCGCCACCGAGGACGTCCTGATGGCGGCCAGCCTGGCGCGCGGCGAAACGGTGATCGAGAATGCCGCCCGCGAGCCGGAGATCTCCGATCTGGCGCGCTGCCTGGTGGCGATGGGGGCGCAGATCGATGGCATCGGTTCGTCAACCCTGACCGTCCAAGGGGTCGATCGCCTCGGCGGCGCAACTCACGAAATCATCGCCGATCGCATCGAGACCGGCACCTACGCGATGGCGGCGGCGATCACGCGCGGGCGGATCGAGTTGGTCGGTGCGCGCCATGACGACTTGACGGCGGTGATCGAAACCCTGAACCGGGCCGGGGTGACGGTGATCCGCAACGGCGCCGGGTTGGTCGCCAGCGCCGCCGAAAGGCCGCTCTTGGGGGTCGATACCCATACCGAACCGTTCCCCGGTTTTCCGACCGATCTCCAGGCTCAATTCATGGCGCTGATGTCCACTGCCGACGGCGCGGCGATGGTCACCGAGACGATCTTCGAGAACCGTTTCATGCACGTGCCGGAGCTGTCGCGGATGGGCGCCGACATCCACCTTCACGGCGGGACGGCGATGGTGCGCGGCGTGCCGAGGTTGCACGGGGCGCCCGTGATGGCGACCGATCTCAGGGCCTCGGCGTCGCTGGTGTTGGCGGGGCTGGCAGCGGACGGCGAGACGACGATAAGCCGCGTCTATCATCTCGACCGCGGATTCGAGAAAGTGGTGCGCAAACTGGCCGGCTGCGGCGCCGACATCGAACGTGTAAAGGAGGCAGGATGA
- a CDS encoding histidine kinase, whose amino-acid sequence MTVRILVFLSILAVSIPPAAGQSADPPGGCDGARAAKHFDRMDANRDGRVTEDEMMQVRLTLVQRADTNGDGVLSADEFSAAGQGRQGDRAERRFVRLDADNDGAVTMAEIFAVRLAFLRRVDADGDGAMTLTELQAAGPCRGVPRVQ is encoded by the coding sequence GTGACCGTCCGCATCCTCGTATTCCTATCAATTCTCGCCGTCTCCATCCCACCCGCCGCCGGCCAGAGCGCCGACCCGCCCGGCGGCTGCGACGGTGCCAGGGCGGCCAAGCATTTCGACCGCATGGACGCGAACCGGGACGGGCGCGTCACCGAAGACGAGATGATGCAGGTTCGCCTGACGCTTGTGCAGCGGGCCGACACCAATGGCGACGGCGTGCTGTCCGCGGACGAATTCTCGGCTGCCGGCCAAGGGCGCCAGGGCGACCGTGCAGAGCGGCGTTTCGTCAGGCTCGATGCGGACAACGACGGCGCCGTGACGATGGCGGAAATCTTCGCGGTGCGGCTGGCATTTCTGCGTCGGGTCGATGCCGACGGCGACGGCGCGATGACCCTGACCGAGCTCCAAGCGGCGGGCCCCTGCCGTGGCGTGCCGCGGGTCCAATAG
- a CDS encoding cyclic nucleotide-binding domain-containing protein yields the protein MDLSEAVGYLAAGLVFTTFCMKTMMPLRYVAITSNFAFITYGVVGGLYPILILHTILLPLNLYRLHEIRKTIRGVREAVDGDLNVQWLLPYMRKRRFAAGEVLFEKNDPAHEMFYVVSGTVRLDELGHDLGAGDLIGEIGLFAPDQMRMDSATCTTDGELLAISDQKVMELLYQNREFAFFLIRLVTGRLIHDLRDHAKVA from the coding sequence ATGGATTTGTCAGAAGCGGTTGGTTATCTCGCCGCCGGCCTCGTTTTCACGACGTTTTGCATGAAGACGATGATGCCGCTGCGCTATGTCGCGATCACCAGCAATTTCGCCTTCATCACCTATGGCGTCGTTGGCGGGCTCTATCCGATCCTGATCCTCCACACCATCCTGCTGCCGCTCAACCTCTACCGGTTGCACGAGATCCGGAAGACGATTCGCGGCGTGCGCGAAGCGGTGGATGGCGACCTCAATGTTCAATGGCTGCTGCCCTACATGCGCAAGCGACGCTTCGCGGCGGGCGAGGTGTTGTTCGAGAAGAACGACCCGGCCCACGAGATGTTCTATGTCGTCAGCGGCACGGTGCGTCTGGATGAGCTCGGCCACGACCTCGGTGCCGGTGATCTGATCGGCGAGATCGGTCTCTTCGCGCCCGACCAGATGCGCATGGATTCGGCCACCTGCACCACCGATGGCGAATTGTTGGCGATCTCCGACCAGAAGGTGATGGAGCTGCTGTACCAGAACCGGGAGTTCGCCTTTTTCCTGATCCGCCTGGTCACCGGGCGGCTGATCCACGACCTGCGCGACCACGCGAAGGTGGCGTGA